DNA sequence from the Bradyrhizobium diazoefficiens genome:
GAAGAAGCGGTTGTAGCGGGAACGGGTCGAGAGCGAGCGGAAATAGTGTTGAAGCTCGTCGGTGTCGCGCGGCTCGACGAAGCGCACATTGACCGCCTCACCCTGCCGGGTGCGCAGCGTATCCGAGTACTGCTTCAGGTCTTTCAGGCGTAGAATGCTCATGACACGAGCCCTTCACAAAGGGGACCGCCGGCGCCCCTGTGATCAGGCGGCGCCGGCCTGGCGGCCAATCAGGCCCGCCAAAAGGGTTTCTCGGCTTCATAGGCGATGTCGCTCCACGACAGGCCGACGTCGTGGAGATCGCGGGCCGTCCAGTTGGTCAGCTCGCGGCGGGTCCGGTAGCGCTCGTGCCAGACATGGAGGGTCTCGCCGATCTGCTGGATCAGGCCCGATGCATGATGATTTGTCATCGAATTGTGGGTCAAAGTAGACATGTTCAGCTCCTTGAGCTAACTTGGACGCTAATATCCGCTTCTAAGTGCACTGCCGCAAACGACAATTTGTACCCCTTCGCATGAAATAAACTCATCCATCCTGCTGCCAAATGACTGCCAG
Encoded proteins:
- a CDS encoding DUF1127 domain-containing protein; protein product: MSTLTHNSMTNHHASGLIQQIGETLHVWHERYRTRRELTNWTARDLHDVGLSWSDIAYEAEKPFWRA